From Chromohalobacter canadensis, one genomic window encodes:
- a CDS encoding tetratricopeptide repeat protein, producing the protein MRIRLTLASVLALLLAGCQNAPTTPNAISLDDPMENAPPVTSGFDAEGLSSLLIAELAGQRGDYRRAAEGYLDVNERYASPALAERATLAARYADDSALLERTALRWQQLDNDATTPRHVLASLAVQRGDWETALAQRLRIADQEPEADLAALAELAIEQDADVAPLLKPLRDFVERHPDHLDAQLATAQLEAANGDTESADSRLARLADTEEAPAEVWLTRSMIALNNGALDDAQRYARQGLERFPDDSRLRLTQAQARLADGDIEAADEDVERLLARHDDTSSLRLALAQLYLDAAHPDGARRLLLPLLDRDKTPTPAYLMLGSIAEQAGDIDNALLYYRQVPNGDGFIEARAQAAKMLVGADRAQDASAFLRIERLRHPDQRIALLRLELDVLDAQDQRARADELLDEAIAKTPEATELRFQHAMRAYHQGDLETMEADLRTIIEREPDNAEALNALGYTLSNDMSRHQEALPLIEKAHRLEPESPAILDSLGWVYFHLDRAQEALPYLREAYRGQPDQEVAAHLAEVLAATGRDAQARALVEEALQRFSPHPLIDELLRRHPELAPADENDASSNVGPDSTRDTEASS; encoded by the coding sequence ATGCGCATACGCTTGACCCTGGCTTCCGTCCTGGCGTTGCTGCTGGCGGGCTGCCAAAACGCTCCAACAACGCCCAACGCCATCTCACTCGATGACCCCATGGAAAACGCACCACCGGTGACCAGCGGCTTCGATGCTGAAGGCCTGTCATCGTTGCTGATTGCCGAGCTCGCAGGGCAGCGCGGCGATTACCGGCGCGCCGCCGAGGGCTATCTCGATGTCAACGAACGTTACGCATCACCGGCCCTGGCAGAGCGCGCCACCCTCGCAGCGCGCTACGCCGACGACAGTGCCCTGCTCGAACGCACCGCACTGCGCTGGCAACAGCTCGATAACGACGCCACCACGCCACGCCACGTCCTCGCCAGTCTCGCGGTACAACGCGGCGACTGGGAAACTGCCCTGGCCCAACGCTTGCGCATTGCCGATCAGGAGCCCGAGGCAGACCTGGCCGCGCTAGCCGAGCTCGCCATCGAACAAGATGCTGACGTCGCGCCACTACTGAAACCTCTGCGGGATTTCGTCGAGCGTCATCCCGACCACCTTGACGCCCAGCTAGCTACTGCCCAACTCGAGGCGGCGAACGGCGACACAGAAAGCGCCGATTCTCGACTCGCACGCCTGGCCGATACGGAAGAGGCGCCCGCCGAGGTATGGCTGACGCGCAGCATGATCGCCCTGAACAATGGCGCCCTGGACGATGCCCAGCGCTATGCCCGCCAAGGGCTCGAGCGCTTTCCGGACGATAGCCGCCTGCGTCTGACCCAGGCGCAGGCACGCCTCGCCGATGGCGACATCGAAGCCGCCGACGAGGATGTCGAGCGCTTGCTTGCTCGCCATGACGACACGTCATCGTTACGCTTGGCGCTCGCCCAGCTGTATCTCGACGCCGCGCATCCCGATGGCGCCAGGCGCCTCCTTCTTCCCCTGCTCGATCGCGACAAAACGCCTACGCCCGCCTACCTGATGCTGGGTAGCATTGCCGAGCAAGCCGGCGACATCGACAACGCCCTGCTTTACTATCGCCAGGTACCCAACGGTGACGGTTTCATCGAAGCACGCGCGCAGGCAGCCAAAATGCTGGTCGGCGCGGATCGGGCGCAGGACGCCAGCGCGTTTTTACGCATCGAACGGCTTCGCCACCCCGATCAACGTATCGCCTTGCTGCGCCTCGAGCTCGACGTACTCGACGCCCAGGACCAACGCGCACGCGCCGACGAACTGCTCGACGAAGCCATCGCCAAGACGCCCGAAGCCACCGAGCTACGCTTTCAGCACGCCATGCGCGCCTATCATCAGGGCGACCTTGAGACCATGGAAGCGGACCTGCGCACGATCATCGAACGCGAGCCCGATAACGCCGAAGCGCTCAATGCCCTCGGCTATACGCTGAGCAACGATATGAGCCGTCATCAAGAGGCTTTGCCGCTGATCGAAAAAGCCCACCGCCTCGAGCCCGAGAGTCCCGCTATCCTCGACAGTCTCGGCTGGGTCTATTTTCATCTCGATCGCGCGCAAGAAGCGCTACCTTATTTGCGTGAGGCCTATCGCGGCCAGCCTGACCAGGAAGTGGCTGCCCACCTCGCCGAGGTACTCGCCGCCACCGGACGCGATGCCCAGGCGCGCGCCCTGGTAGAAGAGGCGCTACAGCGCTTTTCGCCGCATCCGCTCATCGATGAATTACTGCGCCGACACCCCGAACTCGCCCCGGCCGACGAGAATGATGCAAGCAGCAACGTCGGCCCAGACTCTACTCGCGACACGGAAGCCAGCTCATGA